Part of the Clostridia bacterium genome, GAGATTGCCCGGAAGTCCGTTGAAAGTAAGCGACCCTCGGAACTCATAGACTACGCGACCGCGACTCCCTTGGCAATTGGCTTTTTGGAAACGGCGTGCGCCATTGAGGACAGCAACATTGGAATCTGGCGGTAGCCGATAACCTTCCGGAACTGCCGCTCCGCGACGAGCAGCCCGGAGCCGACCCAGCGTTCGATCTGATCGCCGTCCCGCCATCGTTTCACGTTCCGGCAAACCGTTTCCACGATGGAGAAGGCCGATTCGATCACGTTGGTGCAGGCCAGGGTGCGACGAAGTTGTTCCGGCACCCCCAGCTTGTGAACGGTGAGCGTTTCCTCCATCCCTTCTTCCAAACTTCGCGCCGCACTCGGATTCAAGTCCATCAACTCGCGGTGCAACTGCGTGAGCGCCCGTTTGGCGGGCTCGTAGTCCTGCATCGCGTAGGCGTTTTGCAGTTTCCGGCGCACGCCGGCCTTATGTTCTTCCGGAAGGTGGTCCAGCACGTTGCGTTTCTTGTGAACCTGGCAGCGCTGGATGAAGGCGGCTTCTCCGGCGTGGCGTCGTACGGCTGCGGGCAAGGCTTTGCCGCCGTCCAGGATGTACAACCGCGGGGTGCTGAATTCCAAGCCGCGGGCCAGCAGATCGCTCAGCAACTCGCCCACGACGGTTGCGTTCTCGGTGGCCCCTTCGCGCAGCCCCAACACCGTTTTGCGCCCGTCGCAACAGATGCCCAGCGCGACAATCATCATGCGATTCTTGAACGGCGTGCCGTCGATCAGCACGGCACACAGCCGTAGATCGCCGAGCGGCCGCTCCATCAACTGCTTCACCTTCTCCCGGCTGGCTTCGATGAAGTTCTCGCTCACCGCCGACTTCTCGATCCCGTACGCCGCGCCGAACTCCTTCACCACGGCCCCGTAATTCCGAGTCGAAAGCCCGCGCATCATCTTATCCCAGACGCCCTGCTGCAACGGTGCGCTGCGCTGGAACAGTTCGTAGCTCCCCAGCCGTTGCTCCCGGTTCTCTTTGGTACGCAGCCGGGTTCTTTTCAGCGGCACCTTCTGGCCGTCTACCACGCAGTAGCCATCATCTTTGCCCCACCGGTGCGCACGGCGATCGGGGCGCTGCTCATGGCGTTCGCCGGCCAAGTGGCGAACCTCTTCCTCCATCACAAGGCTCATCAATGCCAATCCGGCTTCTCGCAGCAAATGGCCGACGCCATCCTGCAACATGCCGACAATGTCGGCCATCGGCAGGATCATTTGGACGTTGGGGTTCTCTTCGGTGGCGAGCCGGCGAAACTGCTGCACCGCTCGTTGTTGGTCGATCTGGTATCGTTTCTTCATAGCGACTCTCCTTTTTCTTGGCAGAAAATCACTCGAAGGCTATCACGCCTTCGGGTGCGAGAGTCGCTACTTTCTACGCTTTAACGGGCATTCTC contains:
- a CDS encoding IS256 family transposase, with product MKKRYQIDQQRAVQQFRRLATEENPNVQMILPMADIVGMLQDGVGHLLREAGLALMSLVMEEEVRHLAGERHEQRPDRRAHRWGKDDGYCVVDGQKVPLKRTRLRTKENREQRLGSYELFQRSAPLQQGVWDKMMRGLSTRNYGAVVKEFGAAYGIEKSAVSENFIEASREKVKQLMERPLGDLRLCAVLIDGTPFKNRMMIVALGICCDGRKTVLGLREGATENATVVGELLSDLLARGLEFSTPRLYILDGGKALPAAVRRHAGEAAFIQRCQVHKKRNVLDHLPEEHKAGVRRKLQNAYAMQDYEPAKRALTQLHRELMDLNPSAARSLEEGMEETLTVHKLGVPEQLRRTLACTNVIESAFSIVETVCRNVKRWRDGDQIERWVGSGLLVAERQFRKVIGYRQIPMLLSSMAHAVSKKPIAKGVAVA